A section of the Humulus lupulus chromosome 2, drHumLupu1.1, whole genome shotgun sequence genome encodes:
- the LOC133814071 gene encoding dirigent protein 2-like, translating to MASPGSFSRLRTKLMFIYLLILTILCICEAQKLNQTSIVFFLQDIASTAPNATVVPVIGIKGKDWSFNSFGTIFAVDDPITETPNRSSNEVGRAQGILVTSALDGSNVSVLLSIVFTNKEYGGSTLELHGVSRQNERFKEVSVVSGTGSFRFARGFAVFETIYYERSISYSIVRCTIRLLES from the coding sequence ATGGCGTCACCCGGTTCATTTTCAAGACTACGTACCAAATTAATGTTCATATATTTGCTAATACTAACCATACTATGCATATGTGAGGCTCAAAAACTAAACCAAACCAGCATAGTCTTCTTCTTGCAAGATATTGCTTCGACCGCTCCAAATGCTACGGTTGTTCCGGTGATTGGCATCAAGGGCAAGGACTGGTCATTCAACTCTTTTGGCACCATTTTTGCCGTCGATGATCCAATCACAGAAACCCCAAATAGAAGTTCAAATGAAGTTGGTCGAGCACAAGGAATACTTGTAACATCGGCTTTGGATGGGTCTAATGTGAGTGTGTTACTCTCGATAGTTTTCACCAATAAGGAGTACGGTGGTAGCACTTTGGAGCTTCATGGCGTTAGTCGTCAAAATGAGAGGTTTAAAGAAGTGTCGGTGGTTTCAGGGACTGGGTCTTTCAGGTTCGCTAGAGGCTTTGCTGTATTTGAGACTATCTATTATGAAAGATCAATTTCATACTCGATCGTTAGGTGCACCATTAGGCTGCTTGAGAGTTAG